A portion of the Bifidobacterium sp. ESL0800 genome contains these proteins:
- the pgmB gene encoding beta-phosphoglucomutase, whose protein sequence is MKGALFDLDGVIADTAVYHFRAWRKLVKDHFDRELPDKLEEKTKGVSRADSLKVILDYLGVTVPQEQFDALAAEKNEAYRALLAGLTSADILPGIPELIAQMKRHDVRLSLASASMNGPFILEKLGLSDTFDAIADPSKVAAGKPAPDIFLEAASEIGFDPGDCVGLEDSVAGITAINAAGAFSVGVGSPSELGHAKLLVPDTSALQYDAIETAFERR, encoded by the coding sequence ATGAAAGGCGCTCTCTTTGATTTGGACGGCGTGATCGCCGATACCGCCGTCTACCATTTCCGAGCCTGGCGCAAGCTGGTTAAAGACCATTTCGACCGCGAGCTTCCGGACAAGCTTGAGGAAAAGACCAAAGGCGTCAGCCGCGCCGACTCGCTCAAGGTGATTCTGGACTATCTGGGGGTCACCGTGCCGCAGGAGCAGTTCGATGCGCTGGCCGCCGAAAAGAACGAGGCCTATCGCGCACTTCTCGCGGGGCTCACCTCGGCCGATATCCTGCCGGGCATCCCCGAGCTGATTGCGCAGATGAAGCGGCACGATGTGAGGCTATCGCTGGCATCGGCGAGCATGAACGGCCCGTTTATCCTCGAAAAACTCGGGCTTTCCGACACCTTCGACGCCATCGCCGACCCGAGCAAAGTGGCCGCAGGCAAGCCCGCCCCCGACATCTTCCTGGAAGCGGCCTCAGAGATCGGCTTCGACCCGGGCGATTGCGTGGGCCTTGAGGATTCCGTCGCAGGAATCACCGCCATCAACGCCGCCGGAGCGTTCTCGGTGGGCGTCGGCAGCCCCAGCGAACTCGGCCATGCCAAGCTGCTGGTGCCGGATACCTCCGCGCTGCAGTACGACGCCATCGAAACGGCGTTTGAACGGCGCTAG
- a CDS encoding hemagglutinin codes for MGDVASSSKSRKRSRSSSKFIATCKRKWRKAGVPAKAGVVLGGIVAVICVMALVMGLIRMVQWHIEVTDVQKRQEEMVQKYDFDPGNIISDAQFFNADAMSQAEVQAFIIRHGPNCTSANCLPVKTFDTSDIAADSLCKAYKGAKGESASAIIYKSSQACGVSEKVLLTVMQKEQHLIGTANPTDFQYKAAMGLSCPDDADCDPRYAGFFNQVYGAAKRFKYYQAHESQYGYHAGTLNYVQYHPNKSCGGSEVYIRNSATALLYVYTPYQPNTASLKAGLGEGDACSSYGNRNFALIYNNWFGDPRK; via the coding sequence ATGGGTGACGTGGCATCATCTTCCAAGTCTCGCAAGCGTTCCCGTTCCTCTTCCAAATTCATCGCGACCTGCAAACGCAAGTGGCGCAAGGCCGGCGTGCCCGCAAAAGCCGGGGTAGTACTCGGCGGCATCGTCGCGGTGATCTGCGTAATGGCACTGGTGATGGGGCTGATTCGCATGGTCCAATGGCATATCGAGGTCACGGACGTGCAGAAGCGGCAGGAAGAGATGGTACAAAAGTACGATTTCGACCCCGGCAACATCATCTCGGACGCACAGTTCTTCAACGCCGATGCCATGAGCCAGGCCGAAGTTCAGGCCTTCATCATTCGTCACGGACCGAACTGCACCTCCGCGAACTGCCTGCCGGTCAAAACCTTCGATACCTCCGACATCGCCGCCGACAGTCTCTGCAAGGCCTACAAAGGAGCCAAAGGCGAGTCCGCGAGCGCCATCATCTACAAGTCCTCGCAGGCCTGCGGCGTCAGCGAAAAAGTACTCCTGACCGTAATGCAGAAGGAGCAGCATCTCATCGGCACCGCCAATCCCACCGATTTCCAATACAAGGCCGCCATGGGCCTGAGCTGCCCGGACGACGCCGATTGTGACCCGCGCTATGCCGGCTTCTTCAATCAGGTCTACGGCGCGGCCAAGCGGTTCAAGTACTATCAGGCCCATGAAAGCCAATACGGATACCACGCCGGCACGCTCAATTACGTGCAGTACCATCCGAACAAAAGCTGCGGCGGTTCTGAGGTCTATATCCGCAACTCCGCCACCGCCCTGCTCTACGTCTACACGCCCTACCAGCCCAACACCGCCTCGCTCAAGGCGGGCCTTGGCGAGGGAGACGCCTGCTCCAGCTATGGCAACCGCAACTTCGCACTGATCTACAACAACTGGTTCGGCGACCCGCGCAAGTAG
- the hrpA gene encoding ATP-dependent RNA helicase HrpA, translating to MKYHYPQELPVSAAHDEIQQAVRDSQVVIVSGQTGSGKTTQIPKMLLEMGRGTHGHQIVHTQPRRLAARTVAERICDEMGVKLGEEIGYQVRFTDESSPKTRLRIVTDGILLAQIQHDPKLTRYDTIIIDEAHERSLNIDFLLGYLTALLPKRRDLKLIITSATIDSVKFKEHFEHALHAKVPVIEVSGRTYPVQIVYEPLGGMPALMRHVPGFADGSLPDENGEIPGADSTSGNTGSEDMPRAVARACAELVIHSSHDRGPRDILVFASGERDIHEYEDAIRHHFGPRASDMRRPDALEIVPLYARLSSKEQHRVFEHHSHQRIVIATNVAETSLTVPGIRYVVDPGEARISRYSKSAKVQRLPIEAISQASADQRSGRCGRIADGIAIRLYSKDDYESRPRFTEPEILRTSLGAVVLHMLSVGVARTADDVTHFGFIDPPDTRSVSDGFNELTELKAIARKHGEVRLTHTGRQLSRIPIDIRLGRMILEAAQKATPNTLAAVLVIVAFLSLQDPRERPDEIRAEADRVHNRYADETSDFLTALNMWDHIFGPDEGSDGNHTGNAKLRKICKSEYFSFIRLRQWRDLVSQLRQMCRQMHFKVGKPAPISRPAPEILMLPINQQAAHALCCSWDAQGIHSSMLAGLLSMMGMQVVREPKASDFSGLKGAAKARAMKRAAKQSKNEYQGARGTRFALFPASSVAKSTPPWVMSTDLTETSRLWARYSAAIDPAWAEPLAGSLTRVTYAEPHWSGSRGSAIASSKVLLYGLPIVQDRPVQWGRINPPEARDFLIRQGLVEGDIQQRFSYDDFVEANRDILQDAVDDTNRTRQISDSVSDEDLFDFYNTVIPQDVTSVADLGKWVKSIHEAQPHLLDFDPDKVERLQSHESVDLRDYPDQWHTLGTDGTPINLRLSYIYNPSDPADGVTVHIPIKALSRLTPEQFTWNVPGLLDELILGYIKSLPKSLRVQFVPAPDTARTIRTAIDERYPNLPGSGSEGKPNLPPVDEATGTARWPDFAHAFTYAAITNVNATIHPEDFNSDQLDKLSPYLRVTFSVEEPLPPTPGKGRHGSKRNGKGNSNHVDAVNANNPVIIDDATFRAQRHGKAQRYRVLGTGKSLVELQHKFARQAQASARKTVEQQASKARSQGKVVAQANLLNKAGATTVSRAEMLWQAAYEKLKLPEDRISSRWLGSEALMLASAPYKSTKLLVDDLELAAVKRLLPHIDKLADDTALAEAVSGVTQTFEDTVYAVAHDVIAILKRYAAVDSAVGGKADLTMLAVLQSVREHIATLVYPGFVGKTPPFALPNIERYLHADLMRLDKAKADKNRDVRWAWEADEAKDLVTKAQEKLKAEPAGPRREAFGKQVEQARWMLEEFYVSLWAQELGTKSPASLKRIRKVLA from the coding sequence ATGAAATATCATTATCCTCAAGAGTTGCCGGTCAGCGCGGCACATGACGAGATCCAGCAAGCCGTACGCGATTCGCAGGTCGTCATCGTCTCCGGCCAGACCGGTTCCGGCAAGACCACACAGATTCCGAAAATGCTGTTGGAGATGGGACGAGGCACCCACGGCCATCAGATCGTGCACACCCAACCGCGTCGCCTGGCCGCCCGTACCGTGGCCGAACGTATCTGCGACGAGATGGGCGTGAAGCTCGGCGAGGAAATCGGCTATCAGGTCCGATTCACCGACGAAAGCTCACCCAAGACACGTTTGCGCATCGTCACCGACGGCATTCTCTTGGCGCAGATCCAGCACGATCCGAAGCTGACTCGCTATGACACCATCATCATCGACGAGGCGCACGAACGCAGCCTCAACATCGATTTCCTCTTGGGTTACCTGACCGCCCTGCTGCCCAAGCGCCGCGACCTCAAGCTCATCATCACCTCGGCGACCATCGACTCGGTGAAGTTCAAGGAGCATTTCGAACACGCGCTGCACGCCAAGGTTCCCGTCATCGAAGTCTCCGGACGTACCTACCCCGTGCAAATCGTTTACGAGCCGCTGGGAGGCATGCCGGCGCTGATGCGTCACGTCCCCGGTTTCGCCGACGGGTCGCTGCCCGATGAGAACGGCGAAATTCCAGGAGCAGATAGCACTTCGGGCAACACGGGCAGCGAAGACATGCCACGCGCGGTGGCACGCGCCTGCGCCGAGCTGGTCATCCATTCCTCGCACGACCGCGGGCCGCGCGACATTCTGGTCTTTGCTTCCGGCGAGCGCGACATCCACGAATATGAAGATGCCATCCGCCATCATTTCGGCCCCCGCGCCTCCGACATGCGCCGGCCCGACGCGCTGGAAATCGTGCCGCTCTACGCCCGGCTTTCCTCGAAGGAACAGCATCGCGTCTTCGAGCACCATTCCCACCAGCGCATCGTCATCGCCACCAACGTGGCGGAGACCTCGCTGACTGTGCCCGGCATCCGCTACGTGGTCGACCCCGGCGAAGCGCGTATATCGCGCTATTCCAAGTCCGCCAAGGTGCAGCGCCTGCCCATCGAGGCCATCAGCCAGGCCAGCGCCGATCAGAGAAGCGGCCGCTGCGGGCGTATCGCCGACGGCATCGCCATCCGGCTCTACTCCAAGGACGACTACGAGTCCCGGCCGCGCTTCACCGAGCCAGAGATCCTGCGCACCTCGCTAGGCGCGGTGGTCCTCCACATGCTCTCGGTAGGCGTGGCACGCACCGCCGACGACGTGACCCATTTCGGCTTCATTGACCCGCCCGACACCAGATCGGTGTCCGACGGTTTCAACGAGCTCACGGAACTCAAGGCCATCGCACGCAAGCACGGCGAAGTGCGCCTGACCCACACCGGCCGCCAGCTCTCGCGTATTCCCATCGACATTCGCCTCGGCCGTATGATTCTCGAGGCCGCACAAAAGGCCACACCCAACACGCTCGCCGCAGTGCTGGTCATCGTCGCCTTCCTGAGTCTGCAGGACCCGCGCGAACGACCCGACGAAATCCGAGCCGAGGCCGACCGCGTCCACAATCGTTACGCCGACGAGACCAGCGATTTCCTGACCGCCTTGAATATGTGGGACCACATTTTCGGCCCGGACGAGGGTAGCGACGGCAACCATACCGGCAATGCCAAGTTGCGCAAGATCTGCAAATCCGAATATTTCAGCTTCATCCGCTTGCGGCAATGGCGAGACCTCGTCTCCCAGCTGCGGCAGATGTGCCGTCAAATGCACTTCAAGGTCGGCAAACCCGCTCCAATCTCGCGTCCGGCACCGGAAATCCTCATGCTGCCTATCAACCAGCAGGCGGCGCATGCCCTCTGCTGCTCGTGGGACGCACAGGGTATCCACTCCTCCATGCTCGCCGGCCTGCTGTCGATGATGGGCATGCAGGTGGTGCGCGAACCCAAAGCCTCTGACTTCTCCGGACTCAAGGGGGCCGCCAAGGCACGAGCGATGAAACGTGCGGCCAAGCAGTCGAAGAACGAATATCAGGGCGCGCGCGGCACTCGCTTCGCCCTCTTCCCCGCCTCGAGCGTCGCCAAGTCGACCCCACCGTGGGTGATGTCGACCGACCTGACCGAAACTTCCCGTCTCTGGGCGCGCTACTCCGCCGCCATCGACCCCGCGTGGGCCGAGCCGCTGGCCGGAAGCCTCACCCGCGTCACCTATGCCGAGCCGCATTGGTCCGGCTCGCGTGGCAGTGCCATCGCCAGCTCGAAAGTACTGCTCTACGGCCTTCCGATTGTGCAGGATCGACCGGTGCAATGGGGACGTATCAACCCTCCCGAAGCCCGAGATTTCCTGATTCGGCAAGGCCTGGTCGAAGGTGATATTCAGCAGCGCTTCTCCTACGACGATTTCGTCGAGGCCAACCGCGACATCCTGCAGGACGCGGTGGACGACACCAATCGCACCCGTCAGATTTCCGATTCCGTCAGCGACGAAGACCTCTTCGACTTTTACAACACCGTCATTCCCCAAGATGTCACCAGCGTCGCCGACCTCGGCAAATGGGTCAAGTCCATCCACGAGGCGCAGCCGCATCTGCTTGATTTCGATCCGGACAAGGTCGAACGCCTGCAATCGCACGAATCCGTGGACCTGCGGGATTACCCTGACCAGTGGCACACGCTCGGCACCGACGGCACTCCCATTAATCTGCGTCTGAGCTATATTTACAACCCCAGCGACCCGGCCGACGGCGTGACGGTGCATATCCCTATCAAAGCCTTGTCCCGATTGACCCCCGAGCAGTTCACTTGGAATGTTCCAGGATTGCTTGACGAACTGATTCTTGGCTATATCAAGTCATTGCCGAAATCCCTGCGTGTCCAGTTCGTGCCCGCTCCCGACACGGCCCGCACGATTCGCACGGCCATAGACGAACGGTATCCGAATCTGCCCGGCTCAGGTTCCGAAGGCAAGCCGAATCTGCCACCTGTCGATGAGGCAACCGGCACCGCACGCTGGCCGGATTTTGCGCACGCCTTCACGTACGCCGCCATCACCAACGTCAACGCGACCATCCATCCCGAGGATTTCAACAGCGACCAGCTCGACAAGCTTTCGCCGTACCTGCGCGTCACGTTCAGCGTCGAGGAACCGTTGCCGCCGACACCCGGCAAAGGCCGTCATGGCAGCAAACGTAACGGCAAAGGCAACAGCAACCACGTCGATGCCGTCAACGCCAATAATCCCGTCATCATCGATGACGCGACCTTCCGTGCCCAACGTCACGGTAAAGCCCAGCGTTACCGCGTGCTCGGAACCGGCAAATCGCTGGTCGAGCTGCAACACAAGTTCGCTCGTCAGGCGCAGGCCAGCGCACGAAAAACCGTGGAACAACAGGCCAGCAAGGCCAGATCGCAAGGCAAGGTGGTCGCACAGGCGAACCTCCTCAACAAAGCCGGCGCCACTACTGTCTCCCGCGCCGAGATGCTCTGGCAGGCCGCATATGAGAAACTGAAGTTGCCTGAAGACCGTATCTCCTCCCGCTGGCTTGGCAGCGAGGCGCTGATGCTGGCGAGCGCACCATACAAATCCACGAAACTGTTGGTCGACGACCTCGAGCTGGCAGCGGTCAAACGTCTGCTCCCCCATATCGACAAGCTCGCCGATGACACCGCATTGGCCGAGGCGGTAAGCGGAGTCACGCAAACCTTTGAGGACACGGTCTACGCCGTGGCCCACGACGTCATCGCCATCTTGAAACGCTATGCCGCCGTCGATTCAGCGGTGGGAGGCAAGGCGGATCTGACGATGCTGGCCGTGCTGCAATCGGTACGAGAACATATCGCGACGCTCGTCTACCCCGGTTTCGTAGGCAAGACGCCTCCATTTGCCCTGCCGAATATCGAGCGCTATCTGCACGCCGACCTGATGCGTCTTGACAAGGCCAAAGCCGACAAGAACCGTGACGTTCGCTGGGCCTGGGAGGCCGACGAAGCCAAGGATCTGGTCACCAAAGCACAGGAAAAACTCAAGGCCGAACCCGCCGGCCCTCGCCGCGAGGCGTTCGGCAAGCAGGTGGAGCAGGCGCGCTGGATGCTCGAGGAGTTCTACGTCTCGCTGTGGGCGCAGGAACTGGGCACCAAGTCCCCCGCCAGCCTCAAGCGCATCCGCAAGGTGCTGGCCTGA
- a CDS encoding MFS transporter: protein MSFMLGMSEFIVVGILPNIARGLSVSEVAVGNLVSIFAFVYAPATPIGSALSGRFPRFPTHMALTVVFILGNALCAVALNFAFLVVARMIIALVSGTLVAMSMTYSGEVTDPSHRTKFIAWVFSGFSLASVAGVPVGTWLAGVCGWRWTFWLIVALSAVLMVAMMVVLPRGGQMQHIGFFAQFKLFFDPRIDLGVAAVLCGAAASYVFYTYLTPIMRDEIHLPKQYLSAGLVVFGLACLFSNLYGGKLAGRGNGVEPLARIRPIYVAQTICLCALPLVHFLPWFGVPLLIVLGMLMYLQNSSSQVLYMDVAEAAHPGCLNLASSLNSMSFNIGIALGSAVGGLVNSLLGLTWLGPFAAVFALLAVVITTVLWKYVK from the coding sequence ATGAGCTTCATGCTCGGCATGAGCGAATTCATCGTCGTCGGCATCCTGCCGAACATCGCCCGCGGGCTTTCCGTCTCGGAGGTCGCGGTCGGCAATCTGGTCTCGATATTCGCCTTCGTCTACGCTCCGGCCACTCCGATCGGTTCGGCCCTAAGCGGGCGTTTCCCGCGCTTTCCCACACACATGGCGCTTACGGTCGTGTTCATCCTGGGCAACGCATTGTGCGCGGTAGCTCTCAATTTCGCGTTCCTTGTGGTGGCCCGGATGATCATCGCGCTGGTTTCCGGCACGCTGGTGGCGATGTCGATGACCTACTCGGGTGAGGTCACCGATCCCAGTCATCGTACGAAATTCATCGCCTGGGTGTTCTCGGGATTCTCGCTTGCCTCCGTTGCGGGCGTACCCGTGGGAACGTGGCTCGCGGGCGTGTGCGGCTGGCGCTGGACGTTTTGGCTGATCGTCGCCTTGAGCGCGGTGCTCATGGTTGCGATGATGGTGGTGTTGCCTCGTGGCGGGCAGATGCAGCATATCGGTTTCTTCGCGCAATTCAAGCTGTTCTTCGACCCGCGCATCGATCTGGGCGTGGCCGCGGTACTCTGCGGGGCGGCGGCCAGCTATGTCTTCTATACGTATCTCACCCCGATCATGCGCGACGAAATCCACCTGCCGAAGCAGTATCTCAGTGCCGGCCTGGTCGTGTTCGGCCTCGCCTGTCTTTTCAGCAACCTTTACGGCGGTAAACTGGCTGGTCGGGGCAACGGTGTCGAGCCGTTGGCGCGGATCCGGCCCATCTATGTGGCTCAGACGATCTGTCTCTGCGCCTTGCCTCTCGTCCATTTCCTGCCGTGGTTCGGCGTGCCGCTGCTCATCGTGCTGGGCATGCTGATGTACCTGCAAAATTCCTCGTCGCAGGTGCTTTACATGGATGTGGCCGAAGCCGCGCACCCCGGCTGCCTCAACCTCGCCTCGTCGCTCAACTCGATGTCGTTCAACATCGGCATTGCGCTGGGCTCGGCCGTCGGAGGTCTGGTCAACAGCCTGCTCGGCCTGACCTGGCTTGGCCCGTTCGCCGCTGTTTTTGCGCTTTTAGCCGTCGTCATCACCACCGTGCTGTGGAAATATGTCAAGTAA
- a CDS encoding glutamine synthetase family protein, translating to MDKQQEFALRTVEERDVRFIRLWFTDVLGTLKSVAIAPAELEDAFEEGLGFDGSAIEGMTRVSEDDMIVHPDPSTFQLLPWRDGPQGTARMFCNILTPDGEPSLGDPRHVLEQELQKAKEKGFTFYVHPEIEFYLFQQQDDWGKPPTPVDYGTYFDHVPRSPGMDFRRAAVNMLEQMGISVEYSHHEVGPGQNEIDLRYADAMATSDNIMTFRTVVKEISLERGIHASFMPKPLTDQPGSGMHTHLSLFEGDSNAFYEAGQEFNMSLIARQFAAGILYHAREISAITNQYVNSYKRLWGGNEAPSYVCWGHNNRSALLRIPQYKPGKGNSARMEYRALDPVANPYLAFAVLLASGLDGIEQKMTLSEPTSDAVWDLTDAERKAMGIQPLPESLDEALKVMEKSDFVAGVLGEHVFEYFLRNKRQEWDDYRRQVTRYELEKFLPKL from the coding sequence ATGGATAAACAGCAAGAATTCGCCTTGCGTACCGTCGAGGAACGCGATGTGCGATTTATTCGTTTGTGGTTCACCGACGTGCTGGGGACGCTGAAGTCCGTGGCCATCGCTCCTGCAGAACTCGAGGACGCCTTCGAGGAGGGCCTCGGTTTCGACGGTTCGGCAATCGAGGGCATGACCCGCGTTTCCGAGGATGACATGATTGTGCATCCCGACCCCTCCACCTTCCAACTGTTGCCGTGGCGCGACGGCCCGCAAGGCACCGCCCGCATGTTCTGCAACATCCTCACCCCCGATGGCGAACCGTCGCTCGGCGACCCGCGCCACGTCTTGGAGCAGGAGCTTCAGAAGGCCAAGGAGAAGGGCTTCACTTTCTACGTTCACCCGGAAATCGAATTCTATCTTTTCCAGCAGCAGGACGATTGGGGCAAGCCGCCCACTCCGGTGGACTACGGCACCTATTTCGACCACGTGCCGCGCAGCCCCGGGATGGACTTCCGTCGCGCCGCCGTCAACATGCTCGAGCAGATGGGCATTTCCGTCGAATACTCGCACCACGAGGTCGGCCCAGGCCAGAATGAGATCGACCTGCGCTACGCCGACGCGATGGCGACGAGCGACAACATCATGACCTTCCGCACCGTAGTCAAGGAGATCTCGCTGGAACGCGGCATCCACGCCAGCTTCATGCCCAAACCCCTGACCGACCAGCCCGGCAGCGGCATGCATACCCATCTGAGCCTGTTCGAAGGGGATAGCAACGCCTTCTACGAGGCCGGCCAGGAATTCAACATGTCGCTGATCGCCCGCCAGTTCGCCGCCGGCATCCTCTACCACGCCCGCGAGATCAGCGCGATCACCAACCAGTACGTCAACTCCTACAAGCGCCTTTGGGGCGGCAACGAGGCACCGAGCTACGTGTGCTGGGGCCACAACAACCGTTCCGCCCTGCTGCGCATCCCGCAGTACAAGCCCGGCAAGGGCAATTCGGCGCGCATGGAATACCGCGCGCTCGACCCGGTGGCCAACCCGTATCTCGCCTTCGCGGTGCTGCTCGCCAGTGGGCTGGACGGCATCGAGCAGAAGATGACGCTTTCGGAACCGACGAGCGACGCCGTATGGGACCTGACCGACGCCGAGCGCAAGGCGATGGGCATCCAGCCGTTGCCTGAGAGTCTCGACGAGGCGTTGAAGGTCATGGAGAAGTCCGATTTCGTCGCCGGAGTCCTCGGCGAGCACGTCTTCGAGTACTTCCTGCGCAACAAGCGTCAGGAGTGGGACGATTACCGTCGTCAGGTCACCCGCTACGAGCTCGAGAAGTTCCTGCCCAAGCTCTGA
- a CDS encoding methyltransferase encodes MGENSTEKTRPNQARQASGHANKARKAEQYFSAQPSSRDVRRNLHVSLRGHEVDVEVSNGVFSGHRLDLGTSVLLRHAPQPPESGTFLDIGCGWGPIALAMGLGSPKADIWALDVNERALELTKANAEKLGLGKRIHAAKAEDIPANLTFDLIWSNPPIRVGKDELHTLLMAWLPRLSTNGYAYLVVQKNLGSDSLIKWLSTELGDDFLVTKYASSKGYRVIEVRH; translated from the coding sequence ATGGGCGAGAACAGCACCGAAAAGACACGGCCGAATCAAGCAAGGCAGGCAAGTGGCCACGCGAACAAGGCACGCAAGGCGGAGCAGTATTTTTCCGCGCAACCCTCGTCGCGCGACGTACGGCGGAACCTGCACGTTTCGCTGCGCGGGCACGAGGTGGACGTCGAGGTGTCCAACGGGGTGTTTTCGGGGCACCGGCTTGATCTTGGGACCTCCGTTCTGCTGAGGCATGCACCGCAACCTCCCGAATCCGGCACGTTCCTCGACATCGGCTGCGGCTGGGGGCCCATTGCGTTGGCGATGGGGCTGGGATCGCCGAAAGCCGATATCTGGGCGCTGGACGTCAACGAACGAGCGCTGGAACTGACAAAGGCCAACGCCGAAAAACTGGGACTCGGCAAACGAATCCATGCGGCAAAAGCCGAAGACATACCGGCAAATCTGACCTTCGACCTCATCTGGTCGAACCCGCCCATCCGCGTGGGCAAGGACGAGCTGCATACCCTGCTGATGGCCTGGCTCCCTCGGCTTAGCACCAATGGCTACGCTTATCTGGTCGTGCAGAAGAACCTCGGCAGCGATTCGCTGATCAAATGGCTGTCGACAGAACTCGGCGACGATTTTTTAGTTACGAAATACGCAAGCTCCAAGGGCTATCGTGTCATCGAGGTTCGGCACTGA